A stretch of DNA from Glycine max cultivar Williams 82 chromosome 18, Glycine_max_v4.0, whole genome shotgun sequence:
TTGACCAAAATGGTCAACCATATCACAAGCAGTTAACAGGCTCtggatatattaattttttaacatttttaaattaatagaaacaaagaaaaagaatacataattgagatgaaaatttttcttttgataccCAATTAGTTTGAATTGTAACCAACGATTAGGGTATGGACAGAATTAAATGGCCTCACTGAGGAATTGGTCTTGGACAAAACACCGTAGCATAATTTGATTCATGTTACCAACCCCATATTgtggaaaaaggttttgactgttattattttcattgtaaCCAACATTTAGTATTCAATGTTATCAGAGACTAATACATTTTCCTTTCATATTCAGATTTCAGCTACAACTTTATGAGCTTGGTATAGCAAGTTAATCATGGTAAGCATATTTGAACAGGATGAAATACAAACTACAGTTAGAAGCAACTGAGTATACCCATTTAACCAATAACAACCTCGTCATTGATTTGGTTGTTCTAACTTAAGAAATTTGCAGAGGTCAGCAAACTCTACATGGATTTAAAAGggcaatttataaaataaaattacaaaggttgtacccaaaaagaaagagaagaaaaattatgtCATTTTACCTGTAATGCGCCTATTTGGATCAAAGACAAGCATCTTCTCTAACAAATCAACAGCACCAGGAGACATACTTGGGAATCTAGTAGCAAATTGTTGCCTTGGATATTGTGGAAGCTGTCTCACATATCTACGAGCATTATCACTTCGTAGAAATCCAAGGCTATGGTCATCAGGTGAGCCTATGAGCTTTTTAAAAGCAAGgaaatttgtcaaaattaaatcattttttaaacatgGAGACTTAGTATGAAAATGAGAAAGAAGTTGCAATCTATAGGGGGAAATGCATAACCTACCTTCCCCCCATGCATTTAAGTTCTTAGTTTTTGGTTTAGAATGagtgaagaatttttttttaggcAAACACCCTAGCCATTAATGTTGTGATGCACAGATAATAAGTCCCTTTCTCTTAGGTGTGAAAACCTAATGACACTGAGGGAGATTCTCAATTTCTACAGCTGTCTTTACTTGTCTTTATGGATCCTTGGGATAACAATCAAATCTCAGCCCTTAAGAGTATTATTCTTTGAGTGCCTGATAATTCTTTAACCCTTATTCTTTTGCTTGCAGACCATCAATCCCCCACCTATCACATATGCCTCTTCAGTTTGActaattctttttaataaaatttcccTATTTTTTACCCTTAATTCTCACAACAAAACCCTAACTTTGATCCATTGAATTCTGTGCCTTCTCTGTCCTGATTTAAAGGTCCACACAGAATTTCTCTCATTCTATTTAATTGCATGTGGATCCAACATTCtgatctataaaataaaaataaaaataaatgaaagaatgTTTGCAATTCAGGAACCAGATGTAAAAAGTATCATTCAGGATTTCCAACTAGCTAATACCTCTGTAATCAGCCTGAGCTGATGAACATAATCTTTCCCCGGAAATAGGGGTTGTCTTGTTATGATTTCACCAAGGATGCAACCCACAGACCATATATCGATGGCAGCAGTATATTCTGAGCAATTAAGAAGTAACTCTGGAGCTCGGTACCACCGAGTAACCACATACTCAGTCATGAAATCAGTCTCAGATGTAGTTCTAGCGAGACCAAAGTCTGCAATCTTAAGATCACAGTTGGCATTCAGTAGCAAGTTGCTAGGCTTTAGATCACGGTGCAGAACATTTGCTGAGTGTACATATTTGAGTCCTCGTAGCAACTGATAAAGAAAATACTGGAAAATGTATCTTATCAGTCACTGTGAGACAGTATAAATATCTTTGGTTATATAAACCAATGTATGATGAGTACTCttttaattcaaaacaaaaaggtgAGAGCCCAAGGAGATTCCAGACAGTAAATAAGAAAATTCAAAACTGCCAAAAGCTCTTGGGAATTTTAATTAGCCAATTCAGACATATTTTTGAGCTTCAATTTGGCGATAATACTAAAAAGAAGAATAATCGAGAGATCTTTCAATATGGTagacattaaatttaaaaggcATATGCAAAAAGAAATGGTAATAGTGCTAACCCGACAATGATCATCAGTCAATTGTTGATTGGATCGAATTATTTGATGCAGATCAGTATCCATTAACTCATAAACAATGTACACATCATTGAAGTTATCCCTCTGTGGTGGTCGTATAATGTCTTTAAGGGCTATCACCTGCATTAGAGAAGTAATTGGTAAGTGAGCAGCCTTGTTTCAAATTGAATTCTAATAATGATTGTAGAATTAAAATCCAATCAGGAAGCTCCCATGAAACAAAGTGAAAATATAACACCAATACCAACTCTTAATAGGTGCTGACTCACAAAATCCGTGTTTAACAATATActaattagaaaacaaaagaagaaaacttttttcgaaaaattagatataaaatattatgaagGGTATAAATTTCTGAGTAAGCCAAAAACATGGTAATCAAAAGCATATATTATATAATGTAAATATATCAAAAGGTAAAAGTTCTATTCTATCAATGTATCTTGATATCAGTTAAAAACATAAGCCAGAATACACAGAAGAGATATTTTGATATGTTGCAATTTTCAAGAGTTTTGAATTTATCACAATAGAAAGCGTAACCAAAAGTACATCAATTAGTACTTCTAGAAAATTATAGATATGCTTATGAGAACTAAAGCAAATGTCCAATTTAAGCCAAACAACAGAATTATGCTTAAAAGGACCTTCATCACTAGTAAATTATGGAAAATTTGCCTATAGTTGCAGTACGACAGATACAACCAAAAAATAAGAAGCAGaaacaaagaaatcaaaatatgaGGCAACAATAAGTCAAATAGGAAAGTCCATAGTGCTACATGGAGCACTCCCttaatatccaaatttgagaagaaaaaagtaagataaaaaataaaaagtataataaataaataaataagcaaCACAAATGGGGGAAACAAGGTTTAGATATGAGAACGTGagtaaaaaagtttatttaaattacattttcatGATCCATGTGCCGAAGAAGTTTAATTTCTCGTAGAGTCCTTTTGGCATCTATTCTGTTGTCAAATGCATTGCCAACCTTCTTAATGGCAACTTCTTCACGTGTCTCTGCATTTACAGCAGCactgaaagaaaatgaaaaaacaacatTGTCCCTCACATTGTTGATAACAGAACTAAAACCATATTAATGAGTATAGGTCATTGCCTAACACACCAAATTTAATAAACCATCCACAAGATACAAATTATCTTCAGTTTAATGAGTCTGAACATCATGAGGATTGTGTTATTTACAGTGCCAATAAGTACACCAAATTCTAATAGCCTGGCTATCACAATCAGGTAGCTTCAGCCAAATGTAAATTAAACTCTATAACAAGATAATATGAGGCAGAATCCGAAACGCATGAAACTAGATATGAATACATGATTAAATAGACCCACAAGACTAAAACTTGATTCTCTTTCAATTACTCTACTCCAATCAATCAATCCCAAACAATGATCacaaagaatatatttttaaactcaAGAAACTCAATCATCTTAGCACAATAACTCACATTCAGCTCAGGAATCACATCAATCCCATATTAaaagcattgaagaaaaaatacaaattttcaaaatcactTCAATCCCCTATTCACATAAATAACAGATACATGTCAAACATCTACTTCAAATAAACAATCACCTATATTCTGAACTTCCCCTAACATTCAAACATCAAAtccaaaatcaacaaaaaggC
This window harbors:
- the LOC100815697 gene encoding mitogen-activated protein kinase — translated: MALESAPASADIRGVHTHGGRYVQYNIYGNLFEVSRKYVPPIRPVGRGAYGIVCAAVNAETREEVAIKKVGNAFDNRIDAKRTLREIKLLRHMDHENVIALKDIIRPPQRDNFNDVYIVYELMDTDLHQIIRSNQQLTDDHCRYFLYQLLRGLKYVHSANVLHRDLKPSNLLLNANCDLKIADFGLARTTSETDFMTEYVVTRWYRAPELLLNCSEYTAAIDIWSVGCILGEIITRQPLFPGKDYVHQLRLITELIGSPDDHSLGFLRSDNARRYVRQLPQYPRQQFATRFPSMSPGAVDLLEKMLVFDPNRRITVKEALCHPYLAPLHDINEEPVCVRPFSFDFEQPSFTEEDIKELIWRESVLFNPDPPIY